In a genomic window of Clavelina lepadiformis chromosome 7, kaClaLepa1.1, whole genome shotgun sequence:
- the LOC143464473 gene encoding scavenger receptor cysteine-rich domain-containing protein DMBT1-like, which translates to MEKLFATFLLLLAVTEYVSGQCEETLTAVPAAQTFTSPGYPSNYPNNLDCTYIIEAVNDGDQVEVAFIEILTENCCDYIIVRDGKTSDSPIVGNFRGNITHDLTYISSFGAFYIEFESDDSVTSAGFQMEYRSHPGDVNCRETIDMTVDTDTRTIASPNYPSDYPDDTYCTWTLIASEDQRVLFTLIANDFEYCCDNLLIRDGDNKSSPIIAYIQGQSFRQRNYISSGNVLQIRFRSNDQNSASGFISTFRSPTFINTVSLEPNLIDTECGGELSTPATGHGNFTSPNYPRAHANELMCSWIITAQVGQKIRVWFSYVSTESCCDWIIIRDGPSPRSTKLGVISGYPLNFYSFISNGPVLRIDFNSDYSQSSRGFVAQYETYDPAGDALASTCGGKLEANATLQYFSSPNFPEPYNKSDGCIWVIEAGFGLRVRLHILGIITDGLAAILHIYNGESTDSPPLIRLAGKHYQNFVITSNGPFMTVHLEVAPNDDVEHGGFRATYEATAPELELPLGESQTMRDGKGPR; encoded by the exons ATGGAGAAGCTGTTTGCTACATTTCTGCTTTTGCTGGCTGTAACAG AATATGTCAGCGGACAATGCGAAGAAACCCTGACGGCTGTACCGGCTGCGCAGACGTTCACTAGCCCTGGCTACCCTAGCAATTATCCCAACAATCTCGACTGCACTTACATTATCGAAGCAGTCAATGATGGAGATCAAGTTGAAGTtgcttttattgaaattttgacCGAGAATTGTTGCGATTATATCATA gTAAGAGATGGAAAAACTAGTGATTCTCCAATAGTTGGTAATTTCCGAGGAAACATCACACATGACCTTACCTATATCTCGTCTTTTGGAGCGTTCTACATCGAGTTTGAAAGTGACGATTCCGTTACATCTGCTGGTTTCCAGATGGAGTACAGATCTC ATCCCGGAGATGTTAACTGCAGGGAAACTATAGATATGACAGTAGACACAGATACTCGTACTATTGCCTCGCCCAATTACCCAAGTGACTATCCAGACGATACTTACTGCACTTGGACCTTGATTGCTTCTGAGGACCAGCGTGTGCTCTTCACCCTCATTGCTAATGATTTTGAATATTGCTGCGATAATCTGCTT ATACGTGATGGAGATAACAAAAGTTCGCCAATAATCGCCTACATACAAGGTCAATCATTTAGACAACGGAATTATATTTCGAGCGGCAATGTATTGCAAATCCGTTTTCGATCAAATGACCAAAACAGTGCCAGTGGCTTCATATCAACCTTTCGAAGCC CCACTTTTATTAACACCGTAAGTCTGGAACCCAATCTGATTGATACCG AATGCGGTGGTGAGTTGTCAACGCCAGCCACCGGCCATGGAAATTTCACCTCACCTAATTACCCGAGGGCTCACGCCAATGAGCTTATGTGCTCCTGGATAATTACAGCCCAAGTAGGCCAAAAAATCCGCGTCTGGTTTAGTTACGTATCAACAGAGTCATGCTGCGATTGGATCATT ATACGTGATGGGCCAAGCCCTAGATCGACCAAGCTTGGGGTTATCAGTGGTTATCCATTGAACTTTTACAGTTTTATTTCGAATGGCCCTGTTTTAAGAATCGATTTCAACAGCGATTACAGTCAAAGCAGTCGAGGGTTTGTTGCACAGTATGAAACCTACGATCCAGCAG GAGATGCCCTTGCTTCGACATGTGGAGGAAAACTTGAGGCAAACGCTACTTTGCAGTATTTCAGCAGTCCTAACTTTCCCGAGCCATACAATAAGTCTGATGGATGCATATGGGTTATCGAAGCTGGATTTGGTTTGAGGGTTCGCCTACATATTCTGGGAATCATTACAGATGGCCTCGCTGCTATTCTTcat ATCTACAACGGTGAATCAACGGACAGTCCCCCCCTGATCCGTTTGGCTGGCAAACATTATCAAAACTTTGTGATTACCAGCAACGGACCGTTTATGACAGTTCATCTTGAAGTAGCTCCAAATGACGACGTGGAACATGGTGGATTTAGAGCCACCTATGAAGCTACTGCACCTGAACTTGAGTTGCCCTTAGGCGAGTCACAAACAATGCGTGACGGTAAAGGTCCTCGCTAA